The Arachis duranensis cultivar V14167 chromosome 9, aradu.V14167.gnm2.J7QH, whole genome shotgun sequence genomic sequence gaaaataaattaaattttcataatttgttctagtttatcaccaaacagaatataaaaacacaaaattttatgtctcggtattttatgtcttattctAAGTGTCTTGTCTTATTCTGTTTTCAGAAACAAATCGCAGTCTTTGAACTTGTATCTTCCAAAACATAAGAGTGAACTTCACTCCCATTTAGTTTCTCCAAAGCTTCAACATACTTATGAATGGATCACCAAGGTTCAGGTTCATTGGCAATGATATTGGAGTAGTGATCATCATGTCTAAAAGTCCCTATCTCAGTCTGTTTCACCATCTCTTTCCACTCCTGATGCCACGACCTCTCCCAATGCCACCATTATTAGAGAATCTGTCACTGGAAAATCTAACATTCCTGCCGCTGCCACCTCTTCCACCCAAAAACCTGCTCCCCACACTTCTATCTCCGAAACCACCACGACGAGGGCCACCACTACCAAATCTTCCACCCCTTGATTGGTCTTTTTCTTGCAAACGTGGCAACGCTGTCAACACCTCTAACCTCACACTTGAGGCCTTGTCCTTACCTGTTGGAAAAAAGTATGAAAGAAATGTGTTGAAAGAATGCAGAGAGGAAAATAATTTCCTTTGAAATAGAACTGCACCTGCAAGATATGTATCTAAATCTTCAGCTGGtacatcaaagacaacgccactTCCTTCGGCGGTGAGAGTGAGACCCTTCACTGCCTCAACCTTCTCTTCGGCCAAGAATCTCCTCAACACTCCATATGCAAAACTGACAAAAGGCAACAATGACTTGGTAAAAACAGTGTCACAATTCATAGTCATGCTTTATAGTGAAATTCTCACGTTGCAGTGAAGATAGGTTTCCCAATCTCAAGAAGTAATGTAACATGGTTCTCCATGGAAGTGAGAAGCGATCTTTTCTTCATCTCAGTATAACCCTGTACATTATTACATGATAAGCCAAAGAGAGTTTTCAAGACAAAGAAAGGATTTGAGATTTTCAATCAACTCACAACAGCCTTGGCAAGAGCCTTTGCAAGTAAGTCAACAACTGACAAACCGGAGTTTTTCAAAAGCTCCTCAGCAGTAGACTTGAACGCCGGAATCACACTGCATTCATTTCATATATATGTTAACAGTGAATGAGAGCAGTGAACACAATTACAATTAGCAAATTACAAGCATACCTATCAGACACTTGATTGATCATCTCAGCAGCTTCCCTACCTATAGCTTTAGCAATATCATGAGGCTGAGGAGCAGATATATGTTCAAATTTGACACCGGATTCTCTTTCGATTTTGGATATACTTGACCTCCTTGGATCATAAAGCATAACAGCAACTCCACTATTACCTGCTCGTCCCGTGCGCCCTGAACGATGGATATAGGCTTCTACATCCCTTGGCGGTTCACACTATAAACCAAAATACAAATATCAGAATGGCAGATTGTGATGAAAATAAGAATTGTCCACAGTTCAATATCTAGTACCTGGATAATTAATTGAACATCATTAATATCCAGACCTCGAGCTGCCACATTTGTAGCAACTAATGTCATGAATTTGCCAGACCTGAAGCCAGACAATGTAACCTACAACAAAGAGGAAGGAGTAGTTAAGGGGAACATCACACTTGAGACATAAGGATATCAAGAAAATTCATGAGTGGCTGACCTCACGTTGCGCCTGCTGTATGTCTCCATGGAGAGCTCTTGCTCCAGGCAAGAAACCTGCAAGTTGTGAAGCAGACTCCTTTGTCTCAGTAAATATAATTGTCCGTCCTCCGCTGAACCAGAACAACCATGTTATGTATCGATAACTAAGGATCCAAATTTGATATCCTTCATGAACATGGAAAAGGTTACTTGTAACACAACGAAGTTCACCTGCTATAACAGCGAATGATGTCCGGAATAAGGCGGGACCTGGCAGAAGTAGTGCAGGGAAGAACAATATGCCTAACATTGGTGCTTGCCTTCATTTTTGTATTTCCAACAAGGTCAGCTGTCTTCTTATCTGGCTTCAGAAATTTTGCAGCAATCTGGCAATAATAGACATAGAAGCAGTGAGGCAATGCAAGTATGAtaagaaagaaagcaagaaagaaagaaagaaagaaatagaagcatacaTGCTTAACCCAGTCTGGCAA encodes the following:
- the LOC107466979 gene encoding DEAD-box ATP-dependent RNA helicase 7 isoform X2, producing the protein MGTPNGDVRKKEEEEEAKLMEQEYQDKKEEEEEEEEDPNAVWRFRISEPLKETLKGKGIESLFPIQAITFDTILDGSDLVGRARTGQGKTLAFVLPILESLINGIAKASRKTGYRRPPSVLVLLPTRELASQVHSDFELYGGAVGLTSCCLYGGAPYQSQEIKLKRGVDIVVGTPGRIKDHIERENIDLSQLRFRVLDEADEMLRMGFVEDVELILGKVENISKVQTLLFSATLPDWVKHIAAKFLKPDKKTADLVGNTKMKASTNVRHIVLPCTTSARSRLIPDIIRCYSSGGRTIIFTETKESASQLAGFLPGARALHGDIQQAQREVTLSGFRSGKFMTLVATNVAARGLDINDVQLIIQCEPPRDVEAYIHRSGRTGRAGNSGVAVMLYDPRRSSISKIERESGVKFEHISAPQPHDIAKAIGREAAEMINQVSDSVIPAFKSTAEELLKNSGLSVVDLLAKALAKAVGYTEMKKRSLLTSMENHVTLLLEIGKPIFTATFAYGVLRRFLAEEKVEAVKGLTLTAEGSGVVFDVPAEDLDTYLAGKDKASSVRLEVLTALPRLQEKDQSRGGRFGSGGPRRGGFGDRSVGSRFLGGRGGSGRNVRFSSDRFSNNGGIGRGRGIRSGKRW
- the LOC107466979 gene encoding DEAD-box ATP-dependent RNA helicase 7 isoform X1, translating into MGTPNGDVRKKEEEEEAKLMEQEYQDKKEEEEEEEEDPNAVWRFRISEPLKETLKGKGIESLFPIQAITFDTILDGSDLVGRARTGQGKTLAFVLPILESLINGIAKASRKTGYRRPPSVLVLLPTRELASQVHSDFELYGGAVGLTSCCLYGGAPYQSQEIKLKRGVDIVVGTPGRIKDHIERENIDLSQLRFRVLDEADEMLRMGFVEDVELILGKVENISKVQTLLFSATLPDWVKHIAAKFLKPDKKTADLVGNTKMKASTNVRHIVLPCTTSARSRLIPDIIRCYSSGGRTIIFTETKESASQLAGFLPGARALHGDIQQAQREVTLSGFRSGKFMTLVATNVAARGLDINDVQLIIQCEPPRDVEAYIHRSGRTGRAGNSGVAVMLYDPRRSSISKIERESGVKFEHISAPQPHDIAKAIGREAAEMINQVSDSVIPAFKSTAEELLKNSGLSVVDLLAKALAKAVGYTEMKKRSLLTSMENHVTLLLEIGKPIFTATFAYGVLRRFLAEEKVEAVKGLTLTAEGSGVVFDVPAEDLDTYLAGAVLFQRKLFSSLHSFNTFLSYFFPTGKDKASSVRLEVLTALPRLQEKDQSRGGRFGSGGPRRGGFGDRSVGSRFLGGRGGSGRNVRFSSDRFSNNGGIGRGRGIRSGKRW